Proteins from one Mycolicibacter virginiensis genomic window:
- a CDS encoding protein kinase domain-containing protein codes for MSPQVGAALAGRYRLQRLIATGGMGQVWEAVDNRLGRRVAVKVLKPEFSSDPEFIERFRAEARNTAMLNHPGIASVHDYGETELDGEGRTAFLVMELVNGEPLNSVLKRTGRLSLRHALDMLEQTGRALQVAHSTGLVHRDVKPGNIMITPTGQVKITDFGIAKAVDAAPVTQTGMVMGTAQYIAPEQALGQDATAASDVYSLGVVGYEVLSGRRPFTGDGALTVAMKHIKEPPPPLPAELPPNVRELIEITLAKNPGMRYRSGGPFADAVAAVRSGRRPTRPSQALPAGRAAPSAIPSGVVTRAAPPVSARATAARRARPSTGTHRTPPPRRTFTAGQRALLWAAGVLGTLAIIIAVLIVVNAKSPGGSLAPATVTDTGAPLTSSSSSESSSASPPAHSSGWTWHGTSR; via the coding sequence ATGAGTCCGCAGGTCGGCGCGGCACTGGCCGGGCGCTATCGGTTGCAGCGGCTCATCGCCACCGGCGGAATGGGCCAGGTGTGGGAGGCCGTCGACAACCGGCTGGGCCGGCGCGTCGCGGTCAAGGTGCTCAAGCCGGAGTTCTCCTCGGACCCGGAGTTCATCGAGCGGTTCCGCGCCGAGGCCCGCAACACCGCGATGCTCAACCACCCGGGTATCGCCAGCGTGCACGACTACGGCGAGACCGAGCTGGACGGCGAAGGCCGCACCGCGTTCCTGGTGATGGAATTGGTCAACGGTGAGCCGCTGAACTCGGTGCTCAAGCGGACCGGGCGATTGTCGCTTCGGCACGCCCTGGACATGCTGGAGCAGACCGGGCGCGCACTGCAGGTGGCGCACAGCACCGGGCTGGTGCACCGCGACGTCAAGCCCGGCAACATCATGATCACGCCCACCGGCCAGGTGAAGATCACCGACTTCGGCATCGCCAAGGCCGTCGACGCCGCCCCGGTTACCCAGACCGGCATGGTGATGGGCACTGCCCAGTACATCGCCCCGGAGCAGGCGCTGGGCCAGGACGCCACCGCCGCCAGTGACGTGTATTCGCTGGGTGTGGTCGGCTACGAGGTGCTCTCGGGCCGTCGACCGTTCACCGGCGACGGTGCGCTGACCGTCGCGATGAAGCACATCAAGGAGCCGCCGCCGCCGCTGCCGGCCGAGTTGCCGCCCAACGTGCGCGAACTGATCGAGATCACGCTGGCCAAGAACCCGGGGATGCGCTACCGCAGCGGCGGCCCGTTCGCCGACGCGGTGGCCGCGGTGCGGTCCGGGCGCCGTCCCACCCGACCCAGTCAGGCACTGCCGGCCGGGCGTGCCGCCCCGTCGGCCATCCCATCGGGTGTCGTCACCCGGGCCGCTCCACCGGTGTCGGCCCGGGCCACCGCGGCGCGCCGGGCCCGGCCCAGCACCGGGACCCATCGCACGCCCCCGCCGCGACGCACGTTCACCGCCGGGCAGCGCGCGCTGCTGTGGGCGGCCGGGGTGCTCGGCACGCTGGCGATCATCATCGCGGTGCTGATCGTGGTCAACGCGAAGAGCCCGGGCGGTTCCCTGGCGCCGGCCACCGTCACCGACACCGGGGCGCCGCTGACCAGCTCGTCGAGCTCTGAATCGTCCTCGGCGTCACCGCCCGCGCACTCGTCGGGTTGGACCTGGCACGGGACGTCGCGATGA
- the pbpA gene encoding D,D-transpeptidase PbpA yields the protein MNTSLRRVTMTLMALIVLLLGNATLTQVFAADGLRADPRNQRVLLDEYSRQRGQITAAGQLLAYSVATDGRIKYQRIYPEPAVYAPVTGFYSLRYSSSGLERAEDTVLNGSDPRLFGLRLADFFTGRSPRGGTVETTIRPRVQQAGWEAMQKGCTGGCRGAVVALEPSTGKVLAMVSAPSYDPNLLSSHDSAKQGQAWQQLRDDPASPLTNRAISETYPPGSTFKVITTAAALQAGVSENEPLTNAARIALPDSTVALENYGGTTCEGGNEQTVPLRMAFARSCNTAFVQLGIRTGVDALRSTAQGFGLDITPEPMPLQVAESTVGRIGDAAALGMTSIGQKDVAITPLKNAVIAATIANGGLTMQPYLVDGLEGPDLAGIATTQPREQRRAVSSQVAAKLTELMIDAERMTQQEGAIPGVQIASKTGTAEHGADPRNTPPHAWYIAFAPASAPKVAVAVLVEDGGDRLAATGGALAAPIGRAVIQAALQGRS from the coding sequence ATGAATACCTCCCTGCGCCGCGTCACGATGACCCTGATGGCGCTGATCGTGCTGCTGTTGGGCAACGCCACCCTGACCCAGGTCTTCGCCGCCGATGGGCTGCGCGCCGACCCGCGAAACCAGCGGGTGCTGCTCGACGAATACTCCCGGCAACGCGGCCAGATCACCGCCGCCGGCCAACTGCTGGCCTACTCGGTCGCCACCGACGGCCGGATCAAATACCAGCGCATCTACCCCGAACCGGCGGTGTACGCGCCGGTCACCGGGTTCTACTCGCTGCGGTACTCCAGCAGCGGCCTCGAGCGCGCCGAGGACACCGTGCTCAACGGGTCGGACCCGCGCCTGTTCGGGCTGCGGTTAGCCGACTTCTTCACCGGCCGCAGCCCGCGCGGCGGCACCGTGGAGACCACCATCCGGCCCCGGGTGCAGCAAGCCGGCTGGGAGGCGATGCAGAAGGGTTGCACCGGCGGCTGTCGCGGTGCGGTGGTGGCCCTGGAGCCGTCCACCGGCAAGGTCCTGGCGATGGTGTCCGCGCCGTCATATGACCCCAACCTGCTGTCCTCGCACGATTCGGCCAAGCAGGGTCAGGCCTGGCAACAGCTGCGCGACGACCCCGCCTCGCCGCTGACCAACCGCGCCATCAGCGAGACCTACCCGCCGGGTTCGACGTTCAAGGTGATCACGACCGCAGCGGCGCTGCAGGCCGGCGTCAGTGAGAACGAGCCGCTGACCAACGCGGCGCGCATCGCGCTACCCGACAGCACGGTCGCGCTGGAGAACTACGGCGGTACCACCTGCGAGGGCGGCAACGAGCAGACCGTTCCGCTGCGGATGGCGTTCGCACGTTCCTGCAACACCGCCTTCGTCCAGTTGGGTATTCGTACCGGCGTGGACGCTCTGCGCAGCACTGCCCAGGGGTTCGGGCTGGATATCACCCCCGAACCGATGCCGCTGCAGGTCGCGGAGTCCACCGTCGGCCGAATCGGCGACGCCGCCGCTCTCGGCATGACCAGCATCGGACAGAAGGATGTCGCCATCACCCCGCTGAAGAACGCGGTCATCGCGGCAACCATCGCCAACGGCGGGCTGACCATGCAGCCGTATCTGGTCGACGGCCTCGAGGGTCCGGACCTCGCGGGCATCGCCACCACCCAACCGCGCGAGCAGCGCCGTGCAGTGTCCTCGCAGGTCGCGGCTAAGCTAACTGAACTAATGATCGACGCCGAAAGAATGACCCAGCAGGAGGGGGCCATCCCGGGCGTACAGATCGCGTCGAAGACCGGCACCGCCGAACACGGTGCCGATCCGCGGAACACCCCGCCGCACGCGTGGTACATCGCCTTTGCCCCGGCCAGCGCCCCGAAAGTGGCCGTTGCCGTCCTGGTTGAAGACGGTGGCGACCGCTTGGCCGCCACCGGCGGTGCCTTGGCCGCCCCGATCGGCCGCGCCGTGATCCAGGCCGCGCTGCAGGGGCGCTCATGA
- a CDS encoding FtsW/RodA/SpoVE family cell cycle protein encodes MSTAPQPPVTLTPALPDRRNAELLLLCFATIIIAVAMLIVEAGHEQGLRPDLVGYGVAFLVLFGFAHLVIRRSARYADPLLLPVVALLNGLGLVMIHRIDLGVGIDGADARPGASAQMLWTLVGVGVFALVLVALKDHRQLSGSGYVCGLAGLVLLVIPALLPASLSERQGAKIWIRLPGFTIQPAEFSKILLLIFFAAVLVSKRRLFTSAGKHVLGMNLPRPRDLAPLLAAWVISVGVMAFEKDLGTSLLLYASFLVVVYLATRRFSWMVIGMLLFAAGSVAAYFLFSHVRVRVQTWLDPFADPEGVGYQMVQSLFSFATGGIFGTGLGNGQPGYVPAASTDFIIAAFGEELGLVGLAGVLILYTIVIVRGMRTAIAVRDSFGKLLAAGLAATLGIQLFIVVGGVTKLIPLTGLTTPWLSYGGSSLLANYVLLAIVLRVSHAARRPLSTHPVRPTPIGDTGTAVIERV; translated from the coding sequence GTGAGCACGGCGCCGCAGCCGCCGGTGACGCTGACCCCGGCGCTGCCGGATCGACGTAACGCCGAACTGCTGCTGCTGTGCTTCGCCACCATCATCATCGCGGTGGCGATGCTGATCGTCGAGGCCGGTCACGAGCAGGGCCTGCGCCCCGACCTGGTCGGGTACGGGGTGGCGTTTCTGGTGCTTTTCGGCTTCGCGCACCTGGTGATCCGGCGGTCGGCGCGTTATGCCGACCCGCTGCTGCTGCCAGTGGTGGCGCTGCTCAACGGCCTTGGGCTGGTGATGATCCACCGCATCGATCTCGGCGTCGGGATCGACGGCGCCGACGCGCGGCCCGGCGCCAGCGCGCAGATGCTGTGGACACTGGTCGGCGTAGGCGTCTTCGCCCTGGTGCTGGTGGCCCTCAAAGACCATCGCCAACTCTCCGGCAGCGGCTACGTCTGCGGCCTGGCCGGCCTGGTGCTGCTGGTGATTCCCGCCCTGCTGCCGGCCTCGCTGTCCGAGCGCCAGGGTGCCAAGATCTGGATTCGGTTGCCGGGCTTCACAATTCAGCCCGCCGAGTTCTCCAAGATCTTATTGCTGATCTTCTTTGCCGCGGTGCTGGTGTCCAAGCGCCGGCTGTTCACCAGCGCCGGCAAGCACGTGCTGGGCATGAACCTGCCCCGGCCCCGCGACTTGGCGCCGCTGCTGGCTGCCTGGGTGATCTCGGTCGGAGTCATGGCGTTCGAGAAGGACCTCGGTACGTCGCTGCTGCTGTACGCATCGTTTTTGGTGGTGGTGTACCTGGCCACCCGCCGGTTCAGCTGGATGGTGATCGGCATGCTGCTGTTCGCCGCCGGCAGCGTGGCCGCCTACTTCCTGTTCAGCCACGTCCGGGTGCGGGTGCAGACTTGGCTGGACCCCTTCGCCGACCCGGAAGGCGTCGGCTATCAGATGGTGCAGTCGCTGTTCAGCTTCGCCACCGGCGGCATCTTCGGCACCGGATTGGGCAACGGACAGCCCGGTTATGTGCCCGCGGCGTCGACCGACTTCATCATCGCCGCATTCGGCGAGGAGCTGGGCCTGGTCGGGCTCGCGGGCGTGCTGATCCTCTACACCATCGTGATCGTGCGCGGGATGCGGACAGCGATCGCGGTGCGTGACAGCTTCGGCAAGCTGTTGGCCGCCGGCTTGGCCGCCACCTTGGGCATTCAGCTGTTCATCGTGGTCGGCGGGGTGACGAAACTGATTCCGCTGACCGGGCTCACCACCCCGTGGCTGTCCTATGGCGGATCATCGTTACTGGCCAACTATGTGCTGCTGGCGATCGTGCTGCGCGTCTCGCACGCCGCCCGCCGGCCGCTGAGCACCCATCCCGTGCGTCCGACTCCGATCGGCGACACCGGCACGGCGGTGATCGAGCGCGTATGA
- a CDS encoding PP2C family protein-serine/threonine phosphatase codes for MSLVLRYAARSDRGLVRSNNEDSVYAGARLLALADGMGGHAAGEVASQLVIAALAHLDDDEPGGDLLAKLENAVQEGNAAIAAYVEEHPELEGMGTTLTTILFAGPRLGLAHIGDSRGYLLRDGELTQITKDDTFVQTLVDEGRITLEEAHSHPQRSLIMRALTGHEVEPTLIMREAQAGDRYLLCSDGLSDPVSTETIHEALEIPDVNDCALRLIELALRGGGPDNVTVVVADVVDVDYGQTQPILAGAVSDSDDDHVIALNTAAGRASAISPRKTVAKRVLPRIETPDRPPRSRRRKFIVAALLLALLGAGLLVGRAVVRTNYYVTAYGGTVAIMRGVQGSILGVPLQEPYLLGCLDSKGELVQISFKQSGDKLACRLMTLQDLRPPARQQVSNGLPAGTLDDAITQLRNLARDSLLPPCPHGTTTGSNSTPSRTPAPGLVPTGPRPGPPPPSGKSRLPTLTNLPPAPPEPGTDCRAAS; via the coding sequence GTGAGCCTGGTTCTGCGGTACGCCGCCCGTAGCGACCGCGGTCTGGTGCGCTCCAACAACGAGGACTCCGTCTACGCCGGTGCCCGGCTGTTGGCGTTGGCCGACGGCATGGGCGGGCACGCGGCCGGTGAAGTCGCGTCGCAACTGGTGATCGCCGCACTGGCGCACCTCGACGATGACGAGCCCGGCGGCGATCTGCTGGCGAAGCTGGAAAACGCCGTGCAAGAGGGCAACGCGGCCATCGCGGCCTATGTCGAAGAGCACCCCGAGCTCGAAGGCATGGGCACCACGCTGACCACGATCCTGTTCGCCGGCCCCCGGCTGGGGCTGGCCCACATCGGCGACTCCCGCGGCTACCTGCTGCGCGACGGCGAGCTCACCCAGATCACCAAGGACGACACCTTCGTACAGACCCTGGTCGACGAAGGCCGCATCACCTTGGAGGAGGCACACAGCCATCCGCAGCGCTCGCTGATCATGCGCGCCCTGACCGGCCATGAGGTGGAGCCGACGCTGATCATGCGCGAAGCGCAGGCCGGCGATCGCTATCTGCTGTGCTCCGACGGTCTGTCGGACCCGGTGAGCACCGAGACCATCCACGAGGCGCTGGAGATCCCCGACGTCAACGACTGCGCGCTGCGGCTCATCGAGTTGGCGCTGCGCGGCGGCGGGCCGGACAACGTCACGGTGGTGGTGGCCGACGTCGTCGACGTCGACTACGGCCAGACCCAGCCGATCCTGGCCGGGGCGGTCTCCGACAGCGACGACGACCATGTGATCGCCCTCAACACCGCCGCCGGGCGGGCGTCGGCGATCTCCCCGCGCAAAACGGTCGCCAAGCGCGTGCTGCCGCGTATCGAAACGCCCGACCGCCCACCTCGCTCCCGGCGGCGCAAGTTCATCGTCGCAGCGCTGCTGCTGGCACTGCTGGGTGCCGGGCTGCTGGTCGGGCGCGCGGTGGTGCGCACCAACTACTACGTCACCGCCTATGGCGGCACGGTGGCGATCATGCGCGGTGTGCAGGGATCCATCCTGGGCGTGCCGCTGCAGGAGCCCTACTTGCTCGGCTGTCTGGACAGCAAGGGCGAGTTGGTGCAGATCAGCTTCAAGCAGTCCGGCGACAAATTGGCCTGCCGACTGATGACGCTGCAGGACCTCCGCCCGCCGGCCCGCCAACAGGTCAGCAACGGGCTGCCCGCCGGCACCCTCGACGACGCGATCACCCAACTGCGCAATCTGGCCCGCGATTCCCTGCTGCCGCCGTGCCCGCACGGCACCACCACCGGCAGCAACTCGACGCCGTCGCGCACGCCGGCCCCTGGTCTGGTCCCGACCGGTCCGCGGCCCGGCCCACCGCCCCCGTCCGGAAAGTCGCGTCTGCCCACCCTGACCAACCTGCCGCCGGCACCTCCAGAACCGGGGACCGACTGCCGGGCGGCCTCATGA
- a CDS encoding FHA domain-containing protein FhaB/FipA yields MQGLVLQLTRAGFLTLLWLFIWSVLRILRTDIYAPTGAVMVRRGLSIRGVLLPPRQQRTTARHLVVTEGPLTGARIALSDQPVLVGRADDSTLVLTDDYASTRHARLSQRGTEWYVEDLGSTNGTYLDRVKVTTAVRVPVGTPIRIGKTAIELRR; encoded by the coding sequence ATGCAGGGACTGGTGCTGCAGCTGACGCGAGCCGGTTTTTTGACGTTGTTGTGGCTGTTCATCTGGTCCGTGCTGCGGATATTGCGGACCGACATCTACGCACCCACCGGCGCGGTGATGGTCCGCCGTGGGCTGTCGATCCGTGGCGTGCTGCTCCCGCCGCGCCAGCAACGCACCACCGCACGGCATCTGGTGGTGACCGAAGGACCGCTGACCGGGGCGCGCATCGCGCTCAGCGACCAGCCGGTTCTGGTGGGCCGCGCCGACGACTCCACGCTGGTACTCACCGACGATTACGCCTCCACCCGGCACGCGCGGCTGTCTCAGCGGGGCACGGAATGGTATGTCGAAGATCTGGGTTCGACCAACGGGACCTACCTTGACAGGGTGAAGGTGACCACTGCGGTACGGGTTCCAGTCGGCACGCCGATACGAATCGGCAAGACCGCGATCGAGCTCCGCCGGTGA